DNA from Ovis aries strain OAR_USU_Benz2616 breed Rambouillet chromosome 15, ARS-UI_Ramb_v3.0, whole genome shotgun sequence:
GATTATTGACTGATGCAAATTTACAGCATTACCTATTCAGCTTACCTCAGAAACACTAAGGTCACAGAGAGATACTGAATTAATACCAGGTAATTCAACTTTCAATTCAATTTTCAGAGGTTTCTCATTCTGATCTGCCACAAGTTTTAATTCATAGGCTGGTCTCTTCATCTCCACTTCAGTCTCTGTACTAGAAATTTCTTCTATCAGACACGCTGTTTTACTTGAAACTTGGTCTTTCGGCAGTAAAAGTTGAGGAAACTGATCTGAATTGCTCACAGTACTGCTTCTTATCTTTTCAAGGgttagttctttattttaaaaaaggaagatgaaatcACAAAATTAATCAACATGAAATACTATCAGGCAATGAGCTGTAACAGTGGTAGTGTTAGCCAAGATGGCAGACAAAGCTGCAGGTAAATTGGTTTGGGAATCTTAAAAGAGTCTTAAACCAGAGAATCTGGTTTAAAAGTTTGCAGGATTTATCTTTGAGGacatgctaatttttttttaaattttattaagtatagttgatgtacagggTTGTGTTTAATATCTGTGGAATAGCAAAAAGACccagttatatatttttcatattcttttctattatggtttatcacaggatattgaatggtttcctgtgccatacaataggaccttgtttattcatcctatatataatagtttgcatctgctaatcccaaactcccagcccATTTCTCACTTTCCCTTGCAACCACAAGTCTTTTCGttatgagtctgtttcttagataggttcatttgtgttgttttttagattccacacataagcaatattatatggtgtttgtcttcctcctgatttacttcacttagtatgataatatctaggcccatctatgttgttgttgtttagtcatgaaattgtatccgactcttttgagaccctatggactgtagcctgccaggcttctctgtctatgggatttcccaggcaggaatactggagtgggttgccattttcttctccaggggatctgcctgacctgTGGATCTGACCCatgcctcctgaattggcaggcaagtCCTTTACCACTGAATAATCAGAGAAGCCTCTGTCTGTGTTGTTGCtgccactgctactgctgctaagttgcttaagttgtgtccgactctgtgtgaccccatagacggcggcccaccaggctcccttatccctgggattctccaggcaagaacactggagtgggttgccatttccttctccagtccatgcaactgaaaagtgaaagtgaagtcgctcagccgtgtccaactcttaggacctcatggactgcagcctaccaggctcctccgtctatgggattttccaggcaagagtactggagtggggtgccattgccttctctgccatctATGTTGGGATATGCTAATATTCCTAATATATAATCTCTATATTTTTCTATCTTAAATTTCTCATCTTTTACAATTGAGACTTCTAGTTTGCAGAAGGTACACCAGAagcaaaaaacattttaaatcagatCACTTTCCATTACATTTCATTAATTTACcgtttctcattttctctcttaagTCTGTGGGATTGGTTTGGATTCCCATCagattttgtttcattctttgaATGCTTCCTTTTATTCTAAATTTGGTAATAGAGTAACAGTTTGAGAGAGTAAGTTGGAGTTGTTCCTCAATGCATTTCATGGCCATCCGTATCAGTTGATCTTTTTTCACTTGGTCTTTCTCTGCTGCCTGGAGAACATCAGGATGATAGGCAACATCGATGACTGTGTAAACATCTGTGTGTGTAATTCAGAGGGAGTACAATGAAGACAATTTGTTTTACTAATGCTATCGTCAGGTAATATTTTAAGTCATAGCCTGCCTGATAAAGATGGAAAAGTATAAAttctatttctgtattttcaaagataatcacaatggtgctatatatataaaattccaatTAGAGCATTTCTTGGCATTTTATATGAATTAAAATGGCTCATATTATTAGGAAATTAAATAGTATTCAATTTTCACAAAGTacccttattcagttcagttcagtcactcagttgtgtccaactctttgcaactccatggaccctTATTTTTCATTGACTATACCATGACCAAATATGTAATGCTTTTTACCAAGTAAAATCTGGCCCATGCTTATTCCCACatccccatttttaaaatgtgctttctcTCCCATAATTCTATGTACCTGATGTCTCAGATGTATCTTCTGGTCTGCCAATACTTAGAGGTACTGGATGAGTGGCTGATTCTGGAGCTGGGATCCTTTTCCACTGACATAGGttgataaaaagtaatttttcttttggtttctagaaAGCAAAAAATTTGCTTATCTCAAAacccagtttttaaatttttaaaaaatatcctaaaGGTAACATCACAGAGTTACCTCCCCAACCAAATAACTTCtctttatttgaaaaatctcCAACTATATTATTCTCTATTAAATGATTACattacttttgatttttattctagCAGAAAAATGACTGATTTGGGGATCTCCAAAATGTGTCAAATATGAAATTCCCATTCTTATTCCATCAACACTATCTTTCACATTACATTCAATTTTCCATTATTCAGAGTGGCAGTCTCCCTCAATGTTCTTATGCTGAAGTAGTAATAGCTAAGGGTAAGCCATTGTCTGGTTATTCCAGGACCATTTCAATCAGGACTTCCCTTTCTCTGGGCACCAACTCTACATACCAGAATCCTGGTTTGTAGACAGAGCTGTGGTTCTGGGGTAGCACAGAACTCTTTCCCCTCTTTGAGCTGCTGTTGAATGAACTTCTGATAGCTCTCAGGGTTACTTTCAGCCAGATCATCTAAGAGGTTCCAGAACTGAGTAACCTGGGTAAGCAGACCCTTTGAGGATGACTCCATGATATAGATGAATAGGCCTCTTAAGCCTGTAGAAAGACATgacttaaggaagaaaaaaatttcacctCAAATCTATTCTTCGCGGGGAGGAGGAACAGTTCAGGGGCTGTTTTGTTGAAGTTGACAGCTATTCTTAACACCAGTGCCTAAAAGATTATGGATCAGCACTGTTTTATCTTTTCCTTATATTCTATTTAGTACCCTTTCTTACATTCTCAAGATGCTCTCTCAGATGGTAAGTCCTTACCTCTGCATAGACCCTCAcaagccttgctgctgctgctaagtcgcttcagtcgtgtccgactctgtgcgaccccatagacggcagcccaccaggctcccccatccctgggattctccaggcaagaacactggagtgggttgccatttccttctccaatccatgcaactgaaaagtgaaagtgaagtcgctcagtcgtgtccgactcttggcgaccccatggactgcagcccaccaggctcctccatccatgggatttgcaggcaagagtactggagtgggtcgccagtgccttctccgctTGAGAGGTCATTTAAAGTTTGGATTTCTCGGAATTTTCTTGTCTCAACACCCGGGTATATGCTAACTGGGGCCTGAATTTGCTAGAAGTGTGCTGTGGGTTGACGGCCACATGAGACTTCCTCAATCAGCATAGTTCAGGAGTTAAAAGCATGGACTCTGCAGCCAGAATGCCGAGATTCCACTCTTAGCTCtatcatttactagctgtgtgatcttgggaaatTAATTTACACATGTGCCTCAGTTTATTCTCCTCGAAATGGAGGCGATAATACGTATCTCATAGGGTTATCGTGAGAATTAAGTAAGCTAATACGGAGAGGCTGGAACACCTGCCAAGAATAATAATATTCTCTCTACCACTTGAGATAACCTCCCTCTAAGCCCCCTCCGTCAATGGAGACGTATCTCACAGCATCCACAGAATGAGGAGGATTCTCCAAATACTACATTAAGATTAGACTAAATGggaaatttaatttttccagAGGTCGGCGAACCTACCTCTTCCTTTGGTTACTTGACAAAACGCGACGCCTGTTACCAGGGTAACCACACTGGGACAACATCTAATTGAGTCCGGAAAGCTCCAGACAAAAAGGTCTTATCTTTCTACATCCAGTTCCCGAGTCTTCTCCTTCTGGTGCTGGGCTTGCTTTTCGGCTGAGCCTGACCCACTTCTTTTCCAGGACGGACCTTGCTTCCCGTTCTACTTCCGAAGACTTCTAGAGTGTCCTGGAAACCCTTCTGTGGGAATCCTTGGGACTTCTGTTGGTGGGAAGAATTTCCCATGAGCACCACTTCCGGCCTGGAAGGGAAGTCAGATCTCTCTTCTCCCAGAGAGCTtcctcccccccaaccccgctACGCGAGGCTGCGGCGCACGGtatgggtgtgtttgtgtgtgtttgtgtggggagggtgtttggaaggaaagttaccaGGAGTCCCGTGGCCGCTGGGGAGCAAGGGTCCCGGTGACGAAGATAGGGGTAGTTTCTCTGTTTTCCACTTGGaagcctccccccgccccaccccctctTCAGCCACTCTAGATACATCTTGGGGCCCAGTCAAGAGTCGTACCGGTCCAAAGCGTCCTTATCCCTTTTTGGGGAGTGAAACCCAACCCCTGGGATCGTCCCAGAGGAACGTGAGCGGGGAATGCCCCAGCCAACCCGGCCGCCCGAATTCCGCGCCGGAGCAGCCCCCGGCCTCAGTCCGGAGAGAAATCTGCCTGTCGGCCTGGGCTGAGGGGACGGCGGCCGTGACCTGGGCCACGGGTGAGGGCGGAATAACTGGTGGGAAGGCTGCGTTTTCACGAAGGACTCGGGTGAAGCTGCAGAGCTGCCTTTGAGCCCTGACTCCTTGGCTTCCTGGGTCGGAGGAGATCTTGTAATGGAATGGTTCTTCGTCTCACACTAACAAGATGCCTGATTTCCTCAGGATCGAGGGGTGAGTGAGCGGTGGGGTGGTTGCCCAAAGCCCCTGATAGCTACACATGTGAATAtgtctgtcatttattttttggaggcttCTGGACAAAATAGAACATAAAATTCCCTTGAATGAAATAGTGTAGGGCATCTTTGCAGTTGATGTTTTTAGGCATCAGTTTTTGTTACTGTTGACATTTGTGTCCCTGAAGCTCTTAAATCTAGGTGTTTAACTGTAAACTAATTTGGAGATTTGGGAATTGATTTCGAATCTGAACTTTGTTTGCCCTGGACTGTGTGCCCTGGAGCAAGGTATGGCTTTAAGGGAATGTCATCTACAGAAAAGGAAtgaaggtgaagtgaagtgactcagtcatgtccgactctttgcgatcccatggactgtagcctacgaggctcctctgtccatggaattttccaggcaagagtactggagtgggttgccattgccttctccaggggatcttcctgagccagggatagaacccgggtctccctcattgcaggcagacgctttactgtctgagccaccagggaacataaaacagttattttaaggattaaataaaatggtGCTCTTGAAAGCACTTAATTTGGTGCAGTTTCAAAGAACTCTAATGTACATTATTTCCTTTCATCCTCACATTAGTGTGGACAGGTGTTTTCCCCTTTTAATGGTGAAGGAAAAACTATTCCTCAGGACCACTGACTTCTAGTTCGGAAATCTTCTCTTTAGCTCATGTTTCATTATAGCATAGTGATAAAAGATaacatattaaattattaaatgttaCTTATTGATTCATTTCAGGTTGAAGAATGTCGCGAGTTCCTTTGGGGAAAGTCCTCCTGAGAAATGTCATCCGGCACACAGATGCTCACAATAAGGTCAGAGATACACCTTAGTTATTCCTCATGGTTAAGGAGGGTTAACAGTGTGCTTGGAGTGATTTTGGTACAGTTCGAAGAGACAAAGATACAATACATAGTTAGAATATAATTTGGTAAGTATTATAATGTAGACATACACAGAGTGCTTTCATCCACTGAGGAAGGAATAATGAACTCTGCCTTGGGAAATAGGGAAAGGCTTCACAGAATGGGTGGTATTTGAACTGCTGATATTTGAACTAGTTCTTAATGAACAGGTTCAAGTTTATCAGATGTCAGAGATCATTCAGCACAGAGGGAATATCATGTAGTAGCATATGGTAAGGAGCATGAAGCACTTAAGGGAAGAAATTGTATGCATCCATAAAGTGGAGAATTTGGGAGGTAATGGCAGAAGATGAGGCTTGAGTGGTCAATTAGAGTTGGATTGTGATGCTTGGAGATCAGACTTTTGCCTGTAGGCAATAAAGAaaccattaattatttttaagcaaGGTTAGAGatgttcagttagttcagttcagttgctcagtcgtgtctgactctttgcgaccccatgaaccgcagcacgccaggcctccctgtccatcaccaactcccggagtccacccaaacccatgtccattgagtcagtgatgccatccaaccatctcatcctcttctgtccctttctcctcctgcccttaatctttcccagcatcagggtctttgccaatgagtcagctctttgcatcaggtggccaaaatattggagtttcagcttcagcatcagtcccttccaatgaacatccaggactgatctcctttaggatggactggttggatctccttgcagtccaagggactctccaagagtcttctccaacaccacagttcaaaagcatcaattctttggcactcagctttctttatagttcaactctcacatccatacatgatcactggaaaaaccatagccttgactagatggacctttgttggcaaagtaatgtctctgcttcttaatatgctatttaagttggtcataactttccttccaaggagtaagcatcttttaatttcatgactgcattcaccatctgcagtgattttagagcccagaaaaataaagtcagccactgttttcactatttcactgtattaatattttagaaagatgatTTGTTAGCTGGGGAGGGGATAGATCAGATGGGTTGAAATAGTAGAGAGGCCGGTTAGGAGACAGTTGTAGTATTTCAGGTGAGAGATAATGAGGGATTCacatgaaaacagtgacagcagGGATGAAGATGAAGAATTTAGGGACTGGAGTTCAAGGAACTTGATGATTGATAGGATGATAGTGATAATTTTGGAATCAAATATAACCACCTTGTGTGACTGAgtgaatgatgatgatgatgattatgaTATAATTAATTGAGATAGGGAACAAAATAAGAGACAGATATGATGGGAAAGGTAATTAATTTGGTTTTTAACATGTTGATGGTAAGGTGCTTATAGGATATCCAGACAGTTGGCAACTTAGACTttgaggaaaggagaaaaattgaGGCTGGATATAAAGGTTTGAGGGTTACTGATGCAGCAAGTGATAGAGGTCATGAGACCAGATGAGGTCAAAACTTTAGTTGTCTTTGGTGAACTCTGTGCAActcctatttcagttcagttcagtttctcagtggtatccaactctgcgaccccatggacggcatcacgccaggcttccctgtctgtcaccaactcctggagcttgctgaaactcatgtccgttgagtcggtgatgccatccagtcatctcatcctctgtcatccccttctcttcctaccttcagtttttcccagcatcagggtctttccaatgaattagctctttgcatcaggtgcccaaagttttggagcttcagcatcagtccttccaatgaatgttcaggactgatttcctttaggattgactggtttgatctccttgcagtccaagggactcgcaagagtcttctccagcaccgcagttcaaaaagatcaattctttggtgctcaggtttctttatggtccaactctcatatccatacatgaccactggaaaaaccatagctttgactagatggacctttgttggtaaagtaatgtctctactttttaatatgctgtctaggtttttcataacttttcttccaaggagcaagcatctttgaatttcatggctgcagtcaccatctgcagtgattttggagcccccaaagataaaaaatcagccactgtttccctgtctatttgccaggaagtgatgggaccagataccgtgatcttcgttttttgaatgttaagtttcaagccaggttttcactctcctctttgactttcatcaagaggctctttagttcctctccactttcttccataaggatggtgtcatctgcatatctgtgcttgatatttctccctgaagtctcaattcctgcttgtgcttcatcc
Protein-coding regions in this window:
- the PIH1D2 gene encoding PIH1 domain-containing protein 2 isoform X1, whose translation is MESSSKGLLTQVTQFWNLLDDLAESNPESYQKFIQQQLKEGKEFCATPEPQLCLQTRILKPKEKLLFINLCQWKRIPAPESATHPVPLSIGRPEDTSETSDVYTVIDVAYHPDVLQAAEKDQVKKDQLIRMAMKCIEEQLQLTLSNCYSITKFRIKGSIQRMKQNLMGIQTNPTDLREKMRNELTLEKIRSSTVSNSDQFPQLLLPKDQVSSKTACLIEEISSTETEVEMKRPAYELKLVADQNEKPLKIELKVELPGINSVSLCDLSVSEDDILIEVSEKYRLYLNLPESVDTEMTTAKFIKEKATLIVTMPLVLAHFKNE
- the PIH1D2 gene encoding PIH1 domain-containing protein 2 isoform X2; translated protein: MESSSKGLLTQVTQFWNLLDDLAESNPESYQKFIQQQLKEGKEFCATPEPQLCLQTRILKPKEKLLFINLCQWKRIPAPESATHPVPLSIGRPEDTSETSDVYTVIDVAYHPDVLQAAEKDQVKKDQLIRMAMKCIEEQLQLTLSNCYSITKFRIKGSIQRMKQNLMGIQTNPTDLREKMRNELTLEKIRSSTVSNSDQFPQLLLPKDQVSSKTACLIEEISSTETEVEMKRPAYELKLVADQNEKPLKIELKVELPGINSVSLCDLSVSEDDILIEVSEKYRLYLNLPESVDTEMTTAKFIKEKATLIVTMPLV